In one window of Chiloscyllium plagiosum isolate BGI_BamShark_2017 chromosome 44, ASM401019v2, whole genome shotgun sequence DNA:
- the LOC122543709 gene encoding probable G-protein coupled receptor 139: MAIIILARLSRCITSYLVAIAAADFLVIITAVILNRIGRIFFSYSVLSTTHGCTITAVLVYVSRDGSVWLTVAFTIDRFVAICCQNLKTRYCNEKTAALVIGMVSSLSCIKNIPILFMYKPLYSLDGVSWFCDIRSVFYTSLVWKSYDWLDRILTPFLPFLLILLLNTLTIRYILAVSATRKRLRGTESGSDSEIANRKRSIILLFAISLSFLLLWVTYVIHFIYIKVRAEGYFNTLDFTDPQYILQETKKILQLLSSCNNVFIYAVSQTKFRKELKYLMLFPFTTVIGRFKW, translated from the coding sequence ATGGCGATCATAATCTTAGCACGTCTTTCGCGTTGCATCACAAGTTACCTGGTGGCAATAGCAGCGGCTGATTTCCTTGTCATTATTACTGCCGTGATTCTCAACCGGATTGGACGCATTTTTTTCAGCTACAGCGTCCTTTCTACCACACATGGATGCACCATTActgctgtcctggtgtatgtcaGCCGGGATGGCTCAGTCTGGTTGACAGTGGCCTTCACCATTGACCGTTTTGTAGCCATCTGCTGCCAAAACTTGAAGACCAGATACTGCAACGAGAAAACTGCGGCATTGGTCATTGGAATGGTCTCCTCCCTCAGTTGTATTAAAAACATCCCTATCTTATTCATGTATAAGCCCTTGTATAGCCTGGATGGTGTTTCTTGGTTCTGTGACATAAGGTCTGTCTTTTACACGTCACTCGTCTGGAAAAGCTATGATTGGTTGGATCGaatattaactccatttctcccCTTTCTTCTTATTCTATTGCTTAACACCCTAACCATCAGATATATATTAGCAGTAAGTGCAACACGCAAGAGACTGCGAGGTACTGAGAGTGGTTCAGATTCAGAGATAGCCAACCGTAAGAGGtccattattttgctttttgccATTTCGCTCAGCTTCCTCCTTCTATGGGTCACGTACGTTATTCATTTTATCTACATAAAGGTTAGAGCAGAGGGCTACTTTAACACCCTTGATTTCACCGATCCTCAGTACATACTTCAAGAAACTAAAAAGATACTTCAGTTACTCAGTTCCTGCAACAACGTGTTCATCTATGCTGTATCTCAGACCAAATTCCGAAAGGAGCTGAAATATTTGATGCTCTTTCCCTTCACTACTGTTATTGGACGCTTCAAGTGGTGA